A window of the Streptomyces sp. NBC_00454 genome harbors these coding sequences:
- the mmsA gene encoding multiple monosaccharide ABC transporter ATP-binding protein, producing the protein MARPVLEMRSISKTFPGVKALSEVNLTVAAGEVHAICGENGAGKSTLMKVLSGVYPHGGYEGEIYFEGEPCRFRDIRASEQRGIVIIHQELALVPYLSIAENIFLGNEHATRGVISWHKTLTHAAALIRQVGLDESPHTRIADLGVGKQQLVEIAKALAKKVKLLILDEPTAALNDEDSRKLLDLILELRAQGISCILISHKLNEIARVADSVTILRDGRTIETIAIGPEGISEERIIRGMVGRDLEHRYPERAPEIGEVAFEIEDWSVQHPIDHRRKVVDGVSLNVRRGEIVGIAGLMGAGRTELAMSVFGRSYGRWTGGRVRLDGREIRTRTVPEAIGHGIAYVTEDRKQLGLNLGDDISRNISLSALGKVARRGWVDRHEEARIAESFRRTMNIKAPSVFAETGKLSGGNQQKVVLSKWIFAGPEVLILDEPTRGIDIGAKAEIYTVIAELAAQGKTVLVISSELPELLGLCDRIYTMAEGRITGEVDRAEATQESLMRLMTMSAAYPDKQV; encoded by the coding sequence ATGGCCCGACCCGTTCTCGAGATGCGGTCGATCAGCAAGACGTTTCCCGGTGTCAAGGCCCTCTCCGAGGTCAACCTGACCGTCGCCGCCGGTGAGGTGCACGCCATCTGCGGCGAGAACGGCGCCGGCAAGTCCACGCTGATGAAGGTGCTCAGCGGGGTCTATCCCCACGGCGGCTACGAGGGCGAGATCTACTTCGAGGGCGAGCCCTGCCGGTTCCGGGACATCCGGGCCAGCGAGCAGCGCGGCATCGTGATCATCCACCAGGAACTCGCGCTGGTGCCCTACCTGTCCATCGCCGAGAACATCTTCCTCGGCAACGAGCACGCCACCCGGGGCGTCATCAGCTGGCACAAGACGCTGACCCACGCCGCCGCGCTGATCCGGCAGGTCGGGCTCGACGAGAGCCCGCACACCAGGATCGCCGATCTCGGCGTGGGCAAGCAGCAGTTGGTCGAGATCGCCAAGGCGCTCGCCAAGAAGGTCAAGCTGCTCATCCTGGACGAGCCGACGGCCGCCCTGAACGACGAGGACAGCCGCAAGCTGCTCGACCTGATCCTCGAACTCAGGGCCCAGGGGATCTCCTGCATCCTCATCTCGCACAAGCTGAACGAGATCGCCCGGGTCGCCGACTCCGTCACCATCCTGCGCGACGGGCGGACCATCGAGACCATCGCGATCGGTCCCGAGGGCATCTCCGAGGAGCGGATCATCCGTGGCATGGTCGGCCGCGACCTGGAACACCGCTACCCCGAGCGCGCCCCCGAGATCGGCGAGGTCGCCTTCGAGATCGAGGACTGGAGCGTCCAGCACCCGATCGACCACCGGCGCAAGGTGGTCGACGGCGTCTCGCTCAACGTCCGTCGGGGCGAGATCGTCGGCATCGCCGGCCTCATGGGCGCTGGCCGCACCGAACTGGCCATGAGCGTCTTCGGCCGCTCGTACGGGCGGTGGACCGGCGGCCGGGTGCGGCTGGACGGCCGGGAGATCCGTACCCGGACGGTGCCGGAGGCGATCGGGCACGGCATCGCGTACGTGACCGAGGACCGCAAGCAGCTCGGCCTCAACCTGGGCGACGACATCAGCCGGAACATCTCGCTGAGCGCCCTCGGCAAGGTCGCCCGGCGGGGCTGGGTCGATCGGCACGAGGAGGCCCGGATCGCCGAATCGTTCCGGCGGACCATGAACATCAAGGCCCCCTCGGTGTTCGCGGAGACCGGCAAGCTCAGCGGCGGCAACCAGCAGAAGGTCGTCCTCAGCAAGTGGATCTTCGCCGGGCCGGAGGTGCTGATCCTCGACGAGCCCACCCGGGGCATCGACATCGGCGCCAAGGCGGAGATCTACACCGTCATCGCCGAACTCGCCGCCCAGGGCAAGACGGTACTCGTCATCTCCTCCGAACTCCCCGAACTCCTGGGCCTGTGCGACCGGATCTACACCATGGCCGAAGGCCGGATCACCGGTGAGGTCGACCGCGCGGAAGCCACCCAGGAATCCCTCATGCGGCTCATGACCATGAGCGCGGCATACCCCGACAAG
- the chvE gene encoding multiple monosaccharide ABC transporter substrate-binding protein, whose protein sequence is MRKLSAGLVTLGLTLSLAACGQSANGTGDAGAGGTGGDAKGGLIGIAMPTKSSERWINDGNNMVKEFQAKGYKTDLQYGDNVVENQVSQVENMITKGAKLLVIAAIDGSSLTNVLQKAADAHVPVISYDRLIRGTKNVDYYATFDNYKVGVLQGSYIVDKLGVKDGKGPFNVELFAGSPDDNNAAFFYNGAMSVLKPYIDDKKLVVQSGQTSLNQIATLRWDGGLAQSRMDNLLSKSYTAARVDAVLSPYDGISIGIISSLKGVGYGAGQPLPVVTGQDGELASVKSIIAGEQTQTVYKDTRQLAKAAVQMGDALLTGGKPEVNDTSQYDNGVKIVPAQLLQPVSVDKENYQKVLVDSGQYTADQLK, encoded by the coding sequence GTGCGGAAGCTTTCAGCGGGCCTTGTCACCCTGGGCCTGACGCTGTCGCTGGCAGCCTGCGGCCAGAGCGCCAACGGAACGGGCGACGCCGGGGCCGGCGGGACCGGCGGGGACGCCAAGGGCGGCCTCATCGGCATCGCGATGCCGACCAAGTCGTCGGAGCGCTGGATCAACGACGGCAACAACATGGTCAAGGAGTTCCAGGCCAAGGGTTACAAGACCGACCTCCAGTACGGCGACAACGTCGTGGAGAACCAGGTCTCCCAGGTGGAGAACATGATCACCAAGGGGGCCAAGCTGCTGGTGATCGCCGCCATCGACGGTTCCTCGCTCACGAACGTGCTGCAGAAGGCCGCCGACGCCCACGTCCCCGTCATCTCCTACGACCGACTGATCCGCGGCACGAAGAACGTCGACTACTACGCGACCTTCGACAACTACAAGGTCGGCGTCCTCCAGGGCAGTTACATCGTCGACAAGCTCGGCGTCAAGGACGGCAAGGGCCCCTTCAACGTCGAGCTGTTCGCCGGCTCGCCGGACGACAACAACGCCGCGTTCTTCTACAACGGCGCGATGAGCGTCCTCAAGCCGTACATCGACGACAAGAAGCTGGTCGTGCAGAGCGGCCAGACCTCCCTCAACCAGATCGCCACACTGCGCTGGGACGGCGGTCTCGCCCAGTCCCGGATGGACAACCTGCTGAGCAAGTCGTACACCGCCGCCCGCGTCGACGCCGTCCTCTCGCCGTACGACGGCATCTCGATCGGCATCATCTCCTCGCTCAAGGGCGTCGGCTACGGAGCCGGCCAGCCGCTGCCCGTCGTCACGGGCCAGGACGGCGAGCTGGCGTCGGTGAAGTCGATCATCGCGGGTGAGCAGACCCAGACCGTCTACAAGGACACCCGCCAACTGGCCAAGGCCGCCGTCCAGATGGGCGACGCGCTGCTGACCGGCGGCAAGCCCGAGGTCAACGACACCAGCCAGTACGACAACGGCGTCAAGATCGTGCCGGCGCAGCTGCTCCAGCCGGTCAGCGTCGACAAGGAGAACTACCAGAAGGTCCTGGTGGACAGCGGCCAGTACACCGCGGACCAGCTGAAGTAG
- a CDS encoding glycoside hydrolase family 3 C-terminal domain-containing protein translates to MSAPAAGAPPFRNPELPLRKRVDDLLERLTLDERLAMLHQCVPAVPRLGVGSFRTGSEALHGVSWMGVATVFPQAVGLGATWDEGLVRRVAEAVSIELRAFHRHRPPVVGSAPHSLQAWAPVLNLLRDPRWGRNEEGYSEDPVHTSRLGEAFCRGLSGDHPTYLRVAPVLKHFLAYNNEDDRCTTSSGLRPRVLHEYDLAAFRPVVASGAATGAMAAYNLVNGRPCHVSPLIESELRRWAEPTGHELFVVSDAEAPSNLVDLEEYFDDHAESHAAALKAGIDSFTDHGEDGATPVGRLREALERGLIDGADVNRAVRRQLELRFRLGEFDPELDPYAGIGPEVIDCAEHRELARRAATESVVLLKNDGLLPLDAVRTPRIAVIGPLADTLCEDWYSGTPPYEVGVAAGLSEALGVHGGEVVCEEGADRIALRSRTTGEPLGKTAFDVADWGSGVLTLRAADTGRYLSLKGDDSLAADQEVLKSWEIHETFRLEPAEGADVVLRSVLTGRYAAVDPADGRVSVTALTADVAERWQRELLRDGAAEARAAAETADVVVVVLGNHPMVGGRETEDRAGIDLPGTQDALLRTVAAVCPETVLVVMSSYPYAVDWAQEHLPAVVWTSHGGQETGHALAAVLLGEAEPAGRLPQTWYRGGYPLPDPLDYDVIKAGWTYQYHGAAPLYPFGHGLSYTDFAYGGLGLSHPSIGPDGSLDVTVSLANTGRRAGSEVVQLYVRALDARYEAPRQRLADFSKVRLEPGEGRELRFSFPADRLAHWSTATGAFTVDPGVYEITAGRSAENPVLTARLTVTGPAPEPRVVVGRRTLTVDFDDHADITIVDAARAGGDAVTPADPARPATLLFRDADLSGAVRVEAETALENAGSGQARLEFRAGERLLAEIAVPATGNRYTWTTVAAELAAPLDGVHDLRLTLHGGFRLAAFGFTASSENG, encoded by the coding sequence CTGTCCGCGCCCGCAGCCGGTGCGCCTCCTTTCCGTAATCCGGAGCTACCGCTGCGCAAGCGTGTCGACGACCTGCTCGAACGGCTCACGCTCGACGAGCGGCTCGCGATGCTGCACCAGTGCGTACCGGCCGTCCCGCGCCTCGGCGTCGGTTCCTTCCGAACCGGCAGCGAGGCCCTGCACGGGGTCTCCTGGATGGGGGTGGCGACCGTCTTCCCGCAGGCCGTCGGTCTCGGGGCCACCTGGGACGAGGGCCTGGTGCGCCGGGTCGCCGAGGCGGTCTCGATCGAACTGCGCGCCTTCCACCGCCACCGCCCGCCCGTCGTCGGCAGCGCTCCCCACAGCCTCCAGGCCTGGGCGCCCGTGCTGAACCTGCTGCGCGACCCGCGCTGGGGGCGCAACGAGGAGGGGTACTCCGAGGACCCGGTGCACACCAGCCGCCTCGGGGAGGCGTTCTGCCGGGGGCTGTCCGGCGACCACCCGACCTACCTGCGGGTGGCCCCGGTGCTCAAGCACTTCCTCGCCTACAACAACGAGGACGACCGGTGCACCACCTCCTCCGGGCTGCGACCGCGCGTGCTGCACGAGTACGACCTGGCCGCCTTCCGCCCCGTCGTGGCATCCGGCGCCGCGACCGGCGCGATGGCCGCCTACAACCTCGTCAACGGCCGTCCCTGCCACGTGAGCCCGCTCATCGAGTCGGAGCTGCGCCGTTGGGCGGAGCCGACCGGCCACGAGCTGTTCGTGGTCAGTGACGCCGAAGCCCCGTCCAATCTGGTCGACCTCGAGGAGTACTTCGACGACCACGCCGAGTCCCACGCGGCGGCGCTCAAGGCGGGCATCGACAGTTTCACCGACCATGGCGAGGACGGCGCGACGCCGGTCGGCCGACTGCGCGAGGCCCTGGAGCGCGGCCTGATCGACGGGGCCGACGTGAACCGCGCCGTCCGGCGTCAGCTGGAGCTCCGCTTCCGGCTCGGTGAGTTCGACCCGGAACTGGACCCCTATGCCGGTATCGGGCCCGAGGTCATCGACTGCGCCGAGCACCGCGAGCTGGCGCGGCGCGCCGCGACCGAGTCGGTGGTGCTGCTCAAGAACGACGGCCTGCTGCCGCTCGACGCGGTGCGGACACCGCGGATCGCCGTCATCGGCCCGCTCGCCGACACGCTGTGCGAGGACTGGTACAGCGGCACCCCGCCCTACGAGGTCGGCGTCGCCGCGGGACTCTCCGAGGCGCTCGGCGTCCACGGCGGCGAGGTGGTCTGCGAGGAGGGCGCCGACCGGATCGCGCTGCGCTCCCGCACCACCGGGGAACCGCTCGGCAAGACCGCCTTCGACGTGGCCGACTGGGGCAGCGGCGTACTGACCCTGCGCGCCGCCGACACCGGCCGCTACCTGAGCCTCAAGGGCGACGACTCGCTGGCGGCCGACCAGGAGGTGCTCAAGAGCTGGGAGATCCACGAGACCTTCCGGCTCGAACCGGCCGAGGGCGCAGACGTGGTGCTGCGCTCCGTCCTCACCGGACGCTACGCCGCCGTGGACCCGGCCGACGGCCGGGTGAGCGTCACCGCCTTGACCGCGGACGTCGCCGAGCGCTGGCAGCGGGAGCTGCTGCGCGACGGCGCGGCCGAGGCGCGGGCGGCCGCCGAGACGGCCGACGTGGTGGTCGTCGTCCTCGGCAACCACCCGATGGTGGGCGGCCGCGAGACCGAGGACCGCGCGGGCATCGACCTGCCCGGGACTCAGGACGCGCTGCTGCGCACGGTCGCGGCCGTCTGCCCCGAGACGGTGCTGGTGGTGATGAGCAGCTACCCGTACGCCGTCGACTGGGCCCAGGAGCACCTGCCCGCCGTGGTGTGGACCTCCCACGGCGGGCAGGAGACGGGCCATGCACTGGCCGCGGTGCTGCTCGGGGAGGCCGAGCCCGCCGGCCGCCTGCCGCAGACCTGGTACCGGGGCGGGTACCCGTTGCCGGATCCGCTCGACTACGACGTGATCAAGGCCGGCTGGACCTACCAGTACCACGGGGCCGCGCCCCTCTATCCCTTCGGCCACGGGCTGTCCTACACCGACTTCGCCTACGGCGGCCTCGGCCTGTCGCATCCGTCGATCGGCCCGGACGGTTCGCTCGACGTCACGGTGAGCCTGGCCAACACCGGCCGGCGGGCGGGCAGCGAGGTGGTCCAGCTCTACGTCCGCGCGCTGGACGCCCGCTACGAGGCCCCCCGGCAGCGCCTCGCCGACTTCAGCAAGGTCCGCCTGGAGCCGGGCGAGGGACGGGAGTTGAGGTTCTCGTTCCCGGCCGACCGGCTCGCCCACTGGTCCACCGCGACCGGCGCCTTCACCGTCGACCCCGGCGTATACGAGATCACCGCCGGCCGCTCCGCCGAGAACCCGGTCCTCACCGCACGGCTCACGGTGACCGGACCGGCCCCCGAGCCCCGCGTGGTCGTCGGCCGGCGAACCCTGACCGTCGACTTCGACGACCACGCGGACATCACCATCGTGGACGCCGCCCGCGCCGGCGGTGACGCGGTGACTCCGGCCGATCCGGCGCGGCCCGCGACGCTCCTCTTCCGCGACGCCGATCTCTCCGGGGCGGTCCGGGTGGAGGCCGAGACCGCCCTCGAGAACGCGGGGTCCGGGCAGGCGCGGTTGGAATTCCGGGCCGGTGAGCGACTGTTGGCCGAGATCGCGGTTCCCGCAACCGGCAACCGCTACACGTGGACGACCGTCGCGGCCGAACTCGCCGCTCCCCTGGACGGTGTCCACGACCTGCGGCTGACCCTGCACGGCGGCTTCCGTCTGGCCGCCTTCGGCTTCACCGCGTCCAGTGAGAACGGCTGA
- a CDS encoding acetylxylan esterase encodes MPLTDLGADELIDYRPELSDPTDFDDFWRRTLAEARSHDGAIKVERVTAQHMLHTVEVDDVRFPGWNGEPVAAWLLRPRDAAGPLPVVITYIGYSGGRGLPTDHLFWSAAGYAQLVVDSRGQGHDTPDRGAGDGTQWVEGFMTRGIDSPDDYYYRRLITDCVRAVDVVAELPGLDSRRIVVAGGSQGGGLALAVAGLAGDRVAAAMPDVPFLCHFRRATAICGEGPYQEIAKYLRWHSRHRVEPAFATLDHFDGVHFARRATAPTLFSVALMDPICPPSTVYAAFNHYAGVDRTMTVWPFGDHGGGLGSNPPVQLAWLRERGLAPEL; translated from the coding sequence ATGCCGCTCACAGACCTCGGCGCGGACGAACTCATCGACTACCGCCCCGAGTTGTCCGATCCGACAGATTTCGACGACTTCTGGCGGCGTACCCTCGCCGAAGCCCGGTCACACGACGGGGCGATCAAGGTGGAGCGGGTCACCGCCCAGCACATGCTGCACACCGTCGAGGTCGACGACGTGCGCTTCCCCGGCTGGAACGGCGAACCGGTGGCCGCCTGGCTGCTGCGCCCGCGCGACGCGGCCGGACCGCTTCCGGTCGTCATCACCTACATCGGCTACAGCGGCGGTCGCGGACTGCCCACCGACCACCTGTTCTGGTCCGCCGCCGGCTACGCCCAACTCGTCGTCGACAGCCGGGGTCAGGGCCACGACACCCCGGACCGGGGCGCGGGCGACGGCACGCAGTGGGTCGAGGGGTTCATGACCCGCGGCATCGACTCTCCCGACGACTACTACTACCGGCGGTTGATCACCGACTGCGTGCGAGCCGTGGACGTGGTCGCCGAGCTGCCCGGACTCGACAGCCGTCGGATCGTGGTGGCCGGAGGCAGCCAGGGGGGCGGTCTGGCGCTCGCCGTCGCCGGTCTCGCCGGGGACCGCGTGGCGGCCGCGATGCCGGACGTCCCGTTCCTGTGCCACTTCCGCCGCGCCACCGCGATCTGCGGCGAAGGCCCGTACCAGGAGATCGCCAAGTACCTGCGCTGGCACAGCCGTCACCGCGTGGAGCCGGCCTTCGCCACCCTCGACCACTTCGACGGCGTCCACTTCGCCCGGCGGGCCACCGCGCCGACGCTGTTCAGCGTGGCCCTGATGGATCCGATCTGCCCGCCCTCCACGGTCTACGCCGCCTTCAACCACTACGCGGGCGTGGACCGCACCATGACCGTGTGGCCGTTCGGCGACCATGGCGGCGGCCTCGGCTCCAACCCGCCCGTCCAGCTGGCCTGGCTGCGCGAGCGCGGCCTGGCGCCGGAGCTCTGA
- a CDS encoding GH1 family beta-glucosidase, with translation MTTPDFPELPAGFRFGAATAAYQIEGAHDQDGRGPSIWDTFSHTPGRTLDGATGDTACDHYHRHPQDVALMRGLGVDSYRFSIAWPRLLPRGTGPANPKGLDFYDRLIDDLPAAGVAPAVTLYHWDLPQTLEDRGGWRVRETAEAFAQYAALAVERYGDRVERWITLNGPYCSAFAGYAEGRHAPGAQKGRGALAAAHHLLVAHGLAVRELRAAGAREVGIALNLDRIHTASALPGDRAALRRAEVLHNEVWTEPLLAGRYPAHEAGTWAGLADGPWRLPGDLELIGAPLDFLGVNFYRPITVAAAPHRTDDLELRTATDIGVRELDPYGTRLTTMGWPVVPEALTELLRALHARYPRLPPVWITENGSAEADAVGPDGRVHDTARTDYLADHLAAVAEAVSAGVDVRGYYVWSLLDNFEWARGYGQRFGLVHVDYDTLTRTPKDSYHWFRALITAHRARTEETTR, from the coding sequence ATGACCACCCCGGACTTCCCGGAACTGCCCGCCGGGTTCCGTTTCGGTGCCGCGACCGCCGCCTACCAGATCGAGGGCGCCCACGACCAGGACGGCCGCGGCCCGTCCATCTGGGACACCTTCAGCCACACGCCCGGCCGTACGCTCGACGGAGCCACCGGCGACACGGCGTGCGACCATTACCACCGCCACCCGCAGGACGTCGCCCTGATGCGCGGGCTCGGCGTGGACAGTTACCGCTTCTCGATCGCGTGGCCCCGCCTGCTGCCCCGGGGCACCGGACCGGCCAACCCCAAGGGGCTCGACTTCTACGACCGCCTGATCGACGATCTGCCGGCCGCCGGAGTCGCCCCCGCCGTCACCCTCTACCACTGGGACCTGCCCCAGACCCTGGAGGACCGGGGCGGCTGGCGGGTCCGGGAGACCGCCGAGGCCTTCGCGCAGTACGCGGCCCTCGCGGTCGAGCGCTACGGGGACCGGGTGGAGCGGTGGATCACCCTCAACGGGCCCTACTGTTCCGCCTTCGCCGGGTACGCCGAGGGGCGCCACGCACCCGGCGCCCAGAAGGGCCGGGGCGCGCTCGCCGCCGCCCACCACCTGCTGGTCGCCCACGGCCTCGCGGTCCGGGAGCTGCGTGCGGCGGGCGCCCGGGAGGTCGGGATCGCACTCAACCTCGACCGCATCCACACCGCCTCCGCCCTTCCCGGGGACCGCGCCGCCCTGCGCCGCGCCGAAGTCCTCCACAACGAGGTCTGGACCGAGCCGCTGCTCGCCGGACGCTACCCGGCGCACGAGGCCGGGACCTGGGCCGGCCTCGCCGACGGCCCCTGGCGACTGCCGGGCGACCTGGAGCTGATCGGCGCGCCGCTCGATTTCCTCGGAGTCAACTTCTACCGCCCGATCACCGTCGCCGCAGCCCCCCACCGCACGGACGACCTCGAACTGCGCACTGCCACGGACATCGGCGTCAGAGAGCTGGACCCGTACGGTACGCGGCTCACCACCATGGGCTGGCCCGTCGTCCCGGAGGCGCTGACCGAACTGCTGCGCGCACTCCACGCCCGCTACCCGAGGCTTCCGCCGGTCTGGATCACCGAGAACGGCTCCGCCGAGGCCGATGCCGTCGGTCCCGACGGCCGGGTCCATGACACCGCGCGGACCGACTACCTGGCGGACCACCTCGCCGCCGTCGCGGAGGCGGTCTCGGCGGGCGTGGACGTGCGCGGCTACTACGTCTGGTCGCTGCTGGACAACTTCGAGTGGGCGCGCGGCTACGGCCAGCGCTTCGGCCTGGTCCACGTCGACTACGACACGCTGACCCGAACGCCCAAGGACAGTTACCACTGGTTCCGGGCCCTGATCACCGCGCACCGAGCGCGGACGGAGGAAACCACCCGATGA